From one Phytohabitans houttuyneae genomic stretch:
- a CDS encoding DUF4760 domain-containing protein: MSSELVISAMAMVISVVAFGSSTLLSAVQTKSMRQANDLPVMIELLIKEYVNDDFQSRERLVIESLSGASPDLGFEQLPEPLRSAAYYVAWYYNAAGELVALGTVDERMFVGGINYKLRRAWSAMEAHIEAERRVRGKPFLDGFEHLAARAFATDPYVFQRKVKFQKVPAGAERIGVRGGSQESPASIDRLESPQAGSPSA; this comes from the coding sequence ATGAGTTCCGAGCTGGTCATTTCGGCGATGGCAATGGTTATCTCGGTGGTGGCGTTTGGATCGTCCACGTTGCTCTCTGCCGTGCAGACGAAATCGATGCGGCAGGCTAACGATCTCCCCGTCATGATCGAGTTGCTGATCAAGGAATATGTAAACGACGATTTTCAAAGTCGGGAGCGGCTTGTCATCGAGTCGCTCTCTGGCGCAAGTCCGGACCTTGGTTTCGAGCAGTTGCCGGAGCCCCTCCGCTCGGCTGCGTACTATGTTGCCTGGTACTACAACGCTGCTGGTGAGCTCGTAGCCCTCGGCACCGTGGACGAACGCATGTTCGTTGGAGGAATCAACTACAAGCTCCGGCGGGCATGGAGCGCGATGGAAGCGCATATCGAGGCCGAGCGGCGAGTGAGAGGTAAGCCTTTCCTCGACGGTTTCGAGCATCTTGCTGCTCGCGCTTTCGCAACCGATCCGTATGTGTTTCAGCGTAAGGTTAAATTCCAAAAGGTTCCCGCTGGAGCGGAACGTATTGGCGTTCGAGGAGGGTCGCAAGAGAGTCCAGCCAGCATCGATCGGCTTGAGAGTCCACAGGCCGGAAGTCCATCGGCGTAG